TTCGAAGTTACGTTTTTTAAAGATGAGCTTTTTTATTTTCATAAACGGCTCAAAATTAATGATATAACCTCTCGTCAGATCAAAATTCAGCTCACCTTTCATGGTTGCCGGCATCAACCTGACATTGTTGTTCAGGTTCGCTTCAAATTTGAAATCGGTATTGAGAATACCTTTCAGATTATCACTGGTAATCGTTTTTTGTCCAAAATTATCGAAAGAACGAAATACGGAATGGACGTCTGCGTTCGACACTTTTCCGGTAACTGCCACCCGCGGCTGCCCTTTTCCTGAGTTTTCCATCACGCCCGAAACCCGGAAATTACCCTTTCCAAAGGCCTTCATGATAAAATATTCTATGGCAACTGCATTGTCCTTAATGGTGAACTCGCCTTTTACATCACGTGCCGTAAATTGCCGGTACTGAAGTTCTTTCGCGTCCAGCTTGGCCGTCACTTCCATTTTATCAATAGCATTGTCCAGCAATTCCGATAGTTTGCGTTTTTTTCTTCTTTGCTGACTTTCGTTCTGCCTGGCAGCAAAAAGTCCTTCCAGCCAGTTCAGCTTCCACTTTGGAATATTGACATTCACTTTTGCACGCAATGGCTTTGGCGATCCGAATAAATAAGGGATAAGATCGAGTATCTGGCCGCGCATATAAAGCATATTCTGCCCGTCGTAAAAGTGCAGATCCTGAAAAACCACTGCCTTTTCATTGAAGTTGAAATCTCCCGTTATCCTCGACAATCGCACCTTTCTCGGTAAGTAGTCGAGTTCGATATTCTTGATCGAGGCTTTCCCAAATATCTTCCCGTCAAATCTGTCACGCTCCGAATTGTAAAAATTTTTTAAACTTCCGTTAAAGTGAAAATCGATTTTAGCAGTACCGCGTTTGAATTTGTAGCGGCTTTCATCGAGCAGCGCGCCCAGGTTTGTCGAATCGGCGTCGACTCTTCCATCCAGTATGGCTCTGGGGTTACGGAAATCCTTCACTGAAAATTTAAATGTAAACGGGATTTTTTCGAAAAGACCAGTGACTTTAGGGGCGACGAGTGCCGAGTTCCAGATGTCAGGCAGATGCGATGTGTCGGCCTGGTTTGTAAATGTTCCAAACGCTTTCATTTGTCGTAAAAAGCCGACGGGCAGTTCATAATTAAAGGTATCCGTTTCAAATTTCACATCTACCCTTGCCTTGTTCTTTGACATCAGCTGACCGATTACTTTCACTTCAGTATCGACCTTCGCCTTGATTCCCAGCGAATCGATCTGTTTTCTCAGCCTTTCTGTCAGCAGCGGCAATGCATTTTTTACTTCAATTTTATCGGCAGTAAAATTCATCCTGAAATTTCTAACCGTGTCGGCGAAATCAAAATCGCCTGTAATACCGATTTTGTCGTGCGTCGCGCTTTCCAGTACGGAAGGATATATTCTCAATTTCTTAGCATCCGCGTCAAATGCGAGCGCCAGTGCCAGATTAGTTTCCTGATTGATTAAAAAGCCCCCTTTTTCCGGTTTGAATGTAAGCCCTTTGAACAATACTGATCCGGCGAAACTGGCGTTTGTAGTTGTGTCGGTAGGCGTTACAATGTTCGTTGCATCATGGAAAAGCGCGCCATAGTATTTTTTCTTCACTGAATCTGCGAACGCCACCTCGAAATTTACAAACCGCAGGTTTCCGAACTTTTCAATAATGTTGCTACTTCCCGCCTTTTTATCTTTCTTTTTCTTCCCTCCGGACTGAAAGATAGTGAGGTTGGAGTACCCGTTGCGCATGGTAAACATGTTCAGTGAGCCATCCTGTAACACCAGGTTTTTCACCTTGACATTACCCTTATAAAATCCTTTGAGATCCAGAGCGACATGTACCAGTTCGGCTTCCAGAAACGGTTTATTGTGACTCGAATACAAACTATCCGTCAGCCTGACTTTGGAAAGCGTGAAGTTCAATCC
This Dyadobacter sp. UC 10 DNA region includes the following protein-coding sequences:
- a CDS encoding AsmA family protein, giving the protein MFARVLKIFGIVALCAVFIFAAVEIWVYRNREKIFRSVQEIVNENLNGNLEIGDFKFRPFYGGLGLNFTLSKVRLTDSLYSSHNKPFLEAELVHVALDLKGFYKGNVKVKNLVLQDGSLNMFTMRNGYSNLTIFQSGGKKKKDKKAGSSNIIEKFGNLRFVNFEVAFADSVKKKYYGALFHDATNIVTPTDTTTNASFAGSVLFKGLTFKPEKGGFLINQETNLALALAFDADAKKLRIYPSVLESATHDKIGITGDFDFADTVRNFRMNFTADKIEVKNALPLLTERLRKQIDSLGIKAKVDTEVKVIGQLMSKNKARVDVKFETDTFNYELPVGFLRQMKAFGTFTNQADTSHLPDIWNSALVAPKVTGLFEKIPFTFKFSVKDFRNPRAILDGRVDADSTNLGALLDESRYKFKRGTAKIDFHFNGSLKNFYNSERDRFDGKIFGKASIKNIELDYLPRKVRLSRITGDFNFNEKAVVFQDLHFYDGQNMLYMRGQILDLIPYLFGSPKPLRAKVNVNIPKWKLNWLEGLFAARQNESQQRRKKRKLSELLDNAIDKMEVTAKLDAKELQYRQFTARDVKGEFTIKDNAVAIEYFIMKAFGKGNFRVSGVMENSGKGQPRVAVTGKVSNADVHSVFRSFDNFGQKTITSDNLKGILNTDFKFEANLNNNVRLMPATMKGELNFDLTRGYIINFEPFMKIKKLIFKKRNFEEVRFAPIRNNIRLRGQEIEIAPMEIESNVLTLYLDGVYSFGNKTDINIQIPLSNLKKRDSTYVLDPNNEEKKGGSKIFLRAIDENGEVNIKLAFRRKREKNKEKNEEVKVDPAAIEK